The following proteins are encoded in a genomic region of Limosilactobacillus reuteri subsp. reuteri:
- the dapA gene encoding 4-hydroxy-tetrahydrodipicolinate synthase, whose protein sequence is MTLLQNADLMTAIVTPFDDEENIDYGRLEYLTNYLIEHGSNGFVIGGTTGETPELTHDEKIELYQHFGEIVNGRVPVIAGTGSNNTKETIAFTNEVAQINGIDYALVVVPPYNKPNQRGMVAHFTAVADSVDLPIIIYNIPGRTGVKMAQETVVELSHHQNIAAVKQCTSLEELEYIVEHRDPDFAVFTGEDAQALTARVLGANGVISVASHTYVDQMRQMYDSLYRGDYQTAGKLQRWLTPRMAALFMFPSPSPVKAVLNAQGFNVGSCRLPILPLNEEEKRKLETALSLPTNSLTAKNLPLNLGE, encoded by the coding sequence ATGACATTATTACAAAATGCAGACTTAATGACGGCAATTGTAACCCCCTTTGATGACGAGGAAAATATTGATTATGGTCGTTTAGAATATTTGACAAATTACTTAATTGAACATGGGAGCAACGGTTTTGTTATCGGGGGGACTACTGGGGAAACTCCAGAACTCACTCATGATGAAAAAATTGAGCTATACCAACATTTCGGTGAAATTGTAAACGGACGGGTTCCGGTTATTGCTGGAACTGGAAGCAATAATACTAAGGAAACGATTGCCTTTACTAATGAGGTTGCGCAAATTAACGGTATCGATTATGCCCTTGTTGTTGTTCCTCCTTATAACAAACCTAACCAACGGGGAATGGTTGCTCATTTCACAGCAGTTGCGGATAGTGTTGACCTCCCAATCATCATTTACAACATTCCTGGTCGTACAGGGGTAAAGATGGCTCAGGAAACCGTAGTAGAATTGTCTCACCATCAAAATATCGCCGCTGTAAAACAATGTACATCTTTGGAAGAACTTGAATACATTGTTGAACACCGCGACCCTGATTTTGCAGTTTTCACAGGTGAAGATGCACAGGCGCTAACTGCCCGGGTTTTAGGAGCAAATGGGGTTATCTCGGTTGCTTCCCATACTTATGTCGATCAAATGCGCCAAATGTATGACTCACTATACCGAGGCGATTATCAAACTGCTGGTAAGTTGCAACGGTGGCTAACTCCCCGGATGGCCGCTTTGTTTATGTTCCCATCACCATCACCAGTTAAAGCAGTTTTGAATGCGCAAGGTTTTAACGTTGGTAGTTGTCGATTACCAATTCTTCCATTAAATGAAGAAGAAAAACGCAAATTAGAGACTGCCTTATCATTACCTACTAATTCGTTGACTGCCAAGAACTTACCTTTAAATTTGGGGGAATAA
- the dapB gene encoding 4-hydroxy-tetrahydrodipicolinate reductase: protein MKKVLIAGATGAMGQKAVDLVNSLAGFEITAALAPTLTKENMTDFHLASSVQPYQTLDEIEDGVADIWIDFTLPSAVYQNVKFALEHGMRPIVGTTGLTDEQQADLVRLSEEKQIGGLIAANFGMSAVLLMKFAQEAAKYFPDVEIIEMHHGDKKDAPSGTALSTAKLIDQVRPAHETNPDETESLTGARGGDYHGIKIHAVRLPGYIAHEQVLFGGDGEALTIRQDSFDRQSFMNGVKVALEKVDGLSKLVIGLENIL, encoded by the coding sequence ATGAAAAAAGTTTTAATTGCTGGTGCGACTGGAGCAATGGGACAAAAGGCAGTTGATCTAGTGAACTCACTCGCTGGGTTTGAAATTACCGCTGCGCTTGCACCAACCTTAACAAAAGAGAATATGACTGATTTTCACCTTGCATCATCTGTTCAGCCTTATCAAACTTTGGATGAAATTGAAGATGGAGTTGCTGATATTTGGATTGATTTTACCTTGCCAAGTGCTGTTTATCAGAATGTTAAGTTTGCACTTGAACATGGAATGAGGCCGATTGTTGGAACGACCGGCTTAACCGATGAACAACAAGCAGACCTGGTGCGCCTCAGTGAAGAAAAACAGATAGGTGGATTGATCGCTGCTAATTTTGGGATGTCGGCAGTTCTTCTTATGAAATTTGCTCAGGAAGCAGCTAAATATTTCCCGGACGTTGAAATTATTGAAATGCATCATGGTGATAAAAAAGATGCCCCATCGGGAACGGCTTTGAGTACCGCAAAGTTGATCGATCAAGTCCGTCCTGCACATGAGACAAATCCTGATGAAACAGAGAGCTTAACCGGTGCGCGGGGTGGCGACTACCATGGAATTAAGATTCATGCTGTTCGACTTCCGGGGTACATTGCTCACGAACAAGTTCTCTTTGGTGGGGATGGCGAGGCCCTAACTATCCGCCAAGACTCGTTTGACCGTCAATCCTTTATGAATGGGGTTAAGGTTGCTCTGGAAAAAGTTGATGGATTATCAAAATTGGTAATTGGTTTAGAAAATATTTTATAA
- a CDS encoding aminotransferase class I/II-fold pyridoxal phosphate-dependent enzyme → MPRLHAELATTVNSHLAAVPPAQIRAFDEEISAVPGLVKLTLGEPDFAVPDHVKKAAIESIQNDDSHYSPSKGKIELRKAISKYLEQSRHVYYDPEAEIVVTIGATEAVTATTFAMLNPGDKVIIPTPAFSLYFPSVSLTGTEPIKVNTADDGFLLSAERLEEVLAKEGPAVKAVLLNYPNNPTGRSYTEEELKALAKVIEDHHIYAIVDEIYSSLMYDQPFHSLATLLPEQTILISGLSKSHAMTGYRLGYVAGPGEFISTMSKMHSFMVTCPNDTAQAAAIEALENGNDDPQEFKRVYRQRRDKLASAMRKMGFEIALPDGAFYIFAKIPAQFGKDDLAFARKLAHEAKVGVIPGNAFGPGGEGYIRLSYAAADSVIDTAIERLQNFMNNLG, encoded by the coding sequence ATGCCAAGACTTCATGCTGAATTAGCAACTACCGTAAATAGTCATCTGGCAGCTGTTCCGCCAGCACAGATTCGCGCATTTGATGAAGAAATTTCTGCCGTTCCTGGACTAGTAAAATTAACACTTGGTGAACCGGACTTTGCTGTGCCAGATCACGTCAAAAAAGCGGCAATTGAAAGTATTCAAAATGATGATTCTCACTATTCACCAAGCAAGGGTAAGATTGAATTACGCAAAGCGATTAGTAAATATCTTGAGCAGAGTCGTCACGTTTACTATGACCCTGAAGCCGAAATTGTAGTAACGATTGGGGCAACAGAAGCGGTAACCGCGACAACTTTTGCAATGTTAAATCCGGGAGATAAAGTAATTATTCCCACTCCAGCATTTTCGCTATATTTCCCGAGTGTTTCCCTAACTGGTACTGAACCGATCAAAGTTAACACTGCTGATGATGGCTTTTTGCTATCTGCTGAAAGACTAGAAGAGGTATTAGCAAAAGAGGGTCCGGCAGTAAAGGCTGTTCTCTTAAATTATCCTAATAATCCAACTGGCCGTTCATACACTGAAGAAGAGCTAAAAGCATTGGCTAAAGTAATTGAAGATCATCACATCTATGCGATTGTTGATGAGATTTATAGTTCATTGATGTACGATCAACCATTCCATTCACTTGCGACGCTTTTGCCTGAGCAGACAATTCTGATTAGTGGCTTATCAAAATCACATGCAATGACGGGTTATCGTTTAGGATATGTGGCTGGCCCGGGAGAATTTATTTCAACGATGTCAAAGATGCATTCATTTATGGTGACGTGCCCAAATGACACTGCTCAAGCGGCAGCGATTGAAGCGTTAGAAAACGGGAATGATGATCCGCAAGAATTTAAGCGGGTCTATCGTCAACGGAGAGATAAACTTGCGAGTGCAATGCGAAAGATGGGCTTTGAAATTGCATTGCCAGATGGCGCATTTTATATTTTTGCTAAAATCCCTGCTCAATTTGGGAAGGATGATCTCGCCTTTGCTCGTAAATTAGCCCACGAAGCTAAAGTTGGCGTAATTCCCGGGAATGCATTTGGTCCTGGTGGAGAAGGATACATTCGCTTATCATATGCAGCGGCAGATTCTGTTATTGATACGGCGATTGAACGGTTACAAAATTTTATGAATAATTTAGGATAG
- a CDS encoding aspartate-semialdehyde dehydrogenase, translated as MSKEYNVAILGATGAVGTRMIQQLEQSTIPVKSVKLLASAKSAGKQLSFKGQPITVEETTPDSFNGVDIVLSSAGGSVSKKFLPEAVKRGAVCVDNTSAFRMEPDVPLVVPEVNEEALKNHHGIIANPNCSTIQMVVALEPIRQAFGLNQIIVSTYQAASGAGQSALNELRQETQDYLEGKDMQADAKILPTKGDKKHYPLAFNLLPQIDVFEDDGYSHEEWKMIHETKKIMLNDMDAKDIKVTATCVRVPVPIAHGESIYFTVDDPTVTVDQLRAVLKDAPGVVLQDDPAHQVYPQPINAVGKRDTFVGRLRADEENPGSFNMWVVADNLLKGAAWNTVENAERLVANGLV; from the coding sequence ATGAGTAAAGAATATAATGTCGCAATTTTGGGTGCTACTGGTGCGGTTGGTACACGGATGATTCAACAATTGGAACAATCAACAATTCCGGTAAAGAGTGTGAAATTACTGGCATCCGCTAAGTCAGCTGGTAAGCAATTATCATTTAAGGGTCAACCGATCACTGTTGAAGAAACGACACCTGATTCTTTTAATGGGGTTGATATTGTGCTTTCATCTGCTGGTGGATCAGTATCAAAAAAGTTCCTTCCAGAAGCAGTAAAACGGGGAGCAGTTTGTGTTGATAATACGAGTGCTTTTCGAATGGAACCTGATGTACCGCTAGTAGTTCCAGAAGTAAATGAAGAGGCATTAAAAAATCATCACGGAATCATTGCTAATCCTAACTGTTCGACAATTCAAATGGTGGTAGCATTGGAACCAATCCGCCAAGCATTTGGATTGAATCAAATTATTGTTTCGACTTACCAAGCAGCTTCAGGAGCAGGTCAATCAGCTTTAAATGAATTGCGACAAGAAACTCAAGACTACCTTGAGGGTAAGGACATGCAAGCAGATGCCAAGATTTTGCCAACAAAGGGTGACAAGAAGCATTATCCATTAGCTTTTAATTTATTACCGCAGATCGATGTCTTTGAAGATGATGGTTACTCCCATGAAGAATGGAAGATGATCCATGAAACAAAGAAGATCATGTTAAACGACATGGACGCTAAGGATATTAAGGTTACTGCCACTTGTGTTCGTGTACCTGTCCCAATTGCTCATGGAGAATCAATTTACTTTACTGTTGACGATCCAACGGTAACTGTTGACCAATTGCGGGCAGTATTAAAGGACGCTCCCGGGGTAGTTCTGCAGGATGATCCTGCGCACCAGGTTTATCCTCAACCAATTAATGCTGTTGGCAAGCGTGACACTTTTGTTGGTCGTCTCCGTGCAGATGAAGAAAATCCTGGTTCCTTTAATATGTGGGTTGTTGCTGATAATCTCCTTAAGGGGGCGGCTTGGAATACCGTTGAAAATGCAGAACGGTTAGTCGCAAATGGGTTAGTTTAA
- a CDS encoding PucR family transcriptional regulator: MIILSSKHQEAYIQQKLEHQEIEYGISNWGNLLGRLAEQAVTTLRLSNILGKPSFRYYSQISFVKQVLDSDLNLIAVNDQYEALLKRKDGKELIDTIREFIKCNMSVNQTAHNLFVHCNTLNNRLLRIKKLFELDPKNTEDLFQLFIGYITFYYQQTL, encoded by the coding sequence TTGATTATTCTCAGTTCAAAGCACCAAGAAGCATATATTCAACAAAAACTTGAACATCAAGAAATTGAATACGGTATCAGTAATTGGGGTAATTTGCTTGGTAGATTAGCGGAGCAAGCAGTTACAACACTGCGATTAAGTAATATTTTGGGAAAGCCATCATTTAGGTATTATTCACAAATTTCTTTTGTTAAACAGGTATTAGATAGTGATTTAAATTTAATAGCAGTTAATGATCAATATGAAGCCTTACTAAAAAGAAAAGATGGGAAAGAATTGATCGATACAATCCGTGAATTTATTAAGTGTAATATGAGTGTAAATCAAACTGCACATAATTTATTTGTACACTGTAATACACTCAATAATCGATTACTTCGCATAAAAAAACTTTTTGAACTAGATCCTAAAAATACTGAAGACTTATTTCAACTTTTTATTGGCTACATTACTTTTTACTATCAACAAACTCTATAA